The Nocardioides sp. S-1144 genome includes a region encoding these proteins:
- a CDS encoding PaaI family thioesterase — translation MTETQGVPDLAAMDGYQQLQAIFDSELPPPPISATVGMDGFELERGAVAVHLDVDPARHYNPIGTVHGGVLSTLLDTAAGCSVHSTLAVGEAYTSLDLTVKFLRPVTGASGRLRCTGRVIQRGRRTALAEAQLFDGAGKLVAHATSSCMIFA, via the coding sequence ATGACCGAGACCCAGGGTGTGCCGGACCTCGCGGCGATGGACGGCTACCAGCAGCTCCAGGCGATCTTCGACTCCGAGCTGCCGCCCCCGCCGATCAGCGCGACGGTGGGGATGGACGGCTTCGAGCTCGAGCGGGGCGCGGTCGCGGTCCACCTCGACGTCGACCCGGCGCGGCACTACAACCCGATCGGCACGGTGCACGGCGGCGTGCTGTCGACCCTGCTCGACACCGCCGCGGGCTGCTCGGTGCACTCCACGCTCGCGGTGGGGGAGGCCTACACCTCCCTCGACCTGACCGTGAAGTTCCTGCGTCCGGTCACCGGCGCCTCCGGCCGACTGCGCTGCACCGGGCGGGTGATCCAGCGCGGACGCCGGACCGCGCTCGCCGAGGCGCAGCTCTTCGACGGCGCCGGCAAGCTGGTCGCGCACGCGACGTCGTCCTGCATGATCTTCGCCTGA
- the hppD gene encoding 4-hydroxyphenylpyruvate dioxygenase, translated as MTLTPDELKADLTLDQLKELVGLVEYDASRDPFPVTAMDAVCFVVGNATQTATFYQLALGMELEAYRGPETGVRDSKSYVLRSGSARFVFTGGVLPDSPLHDHHRKHGDGVVDLALEVPDVDKCIDHARAVGANVLVEPHDVTDEHGTVRIAAIATYGETRHTLIDRSRYSGPYLPGYETRTTTVTRQQGHPRRLFQAVDHCVGNVELGRMDEWVTFYNKVMGFTNMAEFIGDDIATDYSALMSKVVASGNHRVKFPLNEPAVAKKKSQIDEYLEFYDGAGCQHIALATNDILRSVDILRANGIEFLDTPDSYYDDPELRARIGEVRVPIEELKKRKILVDRDEDGYLLQIFTKPMGDRPTVFYEFIERHGSLGFGKGNFKALFEAIEREQDLRGNL; from the coding sequence ATGACGCTGACCCCGGACGAGCTCAAGGCAGACCTCACCCTCGACCAGCTCAAGGAGCTCGTCGGCCTCGTCGAGTACGACGCCAGCCGCGACCCCTTCCCCGTGACCGCGATGGACGCCGTCTGCTTCGTCGTCGGCAACGCCACCCAGACCGCGACCTTCTACCAGCTCGCGCTCGGGATGGAGCTCGAGGCCTACCGCGGCCCCGAGACCGGCGTGCGCGACTCGAAGTCCTACGTGCTGCGCAGCGGCAGCGCCCGGTTCGTCTTCACCGGCGGCGTGCTGCCCGACAGCCCGCTGCACGACCACCACCGCAAGCACGGCGACGGCGTCGTCGACCTCGCCCTGGAGGTGCCCGACGTCGACAAGTGCATCGACCACGCGCGCGCCGTCGGGGCGAACGTCCTCGTCGAGCCGCACGACGTCACCGACGAGCACGGCACGGTGCGGATCGCCGCCATCGCGACGTACGGCGAGACCCGGCACACCCTCATCGACCGCAGCCGCTACTCCGGTCCCTACCTGCCCGGCTACGAGACGCGCACCACGACCGTGACGCGCCAGCAGGGGCACCCCAGGCGGCTCTTCCAGGCCGTCGACCACTGCGTCGGCAACGTGGAGCTCGGCCGGATGGACGAGTGGGTCACCTTCTACAACAAGGTCATGGGCTTCACGAACATGGCCGAGTTCATCGGCGACGACATCGCCACCGACTACTCCGCCCTGATGAGCAAGGTCGTCGCGAGCGGCAACCACCGGGTGAAGTTCCCCCTCAACGAGCCCGCGGTGGCGAAGAAGAAGTCGCAGATCGACGAGTACCTCGAGTTCTACGACGGCGCCGGCTGCCAGCACATCGCCCTGGCGACCAACGACATCCTGCGCAGCGTCGACATCCTGCGCGCCAACGGCATCGAGTTCCTCGACACCCCCGACTCCTACTACGACGACCCCGAGCTCCGCGCCCGGATCGGCGAGGTGCGGGTCCCGATCGAGGAGCTGAAGAAGCGCAAGATCCTCGTCGACCGCGACGAGGACGGCTACCTGCTCCAGATCTTCACCAAGCCGATGGGCGACCGGCCGACGGTCTTCTACGAGTTCATCGAGCGGCACGGCTCGCTCGGGTTCGGCAAGGGCAACTTCAAGGCGCTCTTCGAGGCCATCGAGCGCGAGCAGGACCTGCGCGGCAACCTCTGA
- a CDS encoding TetR/AcrR family transcriptional regulator, translating to MPKPRSAPLEPEVAGNRRAAYSASTKRSLVDVAERLFTEQGYASASLDSIVAGAEVTKGALYHHFSGKQALFEAVFVRVEADAAHTISRALEGRTDPWDKARTGLRAFLEVVQEPRYRRIVVQDGPAVLGYERFREQEERSTYANVVDIVRSVQVAADWELDEEMVQTFARIFFGAMASAGESVAGAEDGVAAADRVEVAMTFIIAGFQALSEAGVALPGSTAGSAAGSTTRR from the coding sequence GTGCCGAAGCCGAGGAGCGCCCCGCTCGAGCCCGAGGTCGCGGGCAACCGCCGGGCGGCGTACTCGGCCTCGACCAAGCGCAGCCTGGTCGACGTGGCCGAGCGCCTCTTCACCGAGCAGGGCTACGCCAGCGCCTCCCTCGACAGCATCGTCGCCGGCGCCGAGGTGACCAAGGGCGCGCTCTACCACCACTTCTCCGGCAAGCAGGCCCTGTTCGAGGCGGTCTTCGTGCGCGTCGAGGCCGACGCCGCCCACACGATCAGCCGGGCGCTGGAGGGCCGGACCGACCCGTGGGACAAGGCGCGCACGGGCCTGCGTGCCTTCCTCGAGGTCGTCCAGGAGCCGCGGTACCGGCGCATCGTCGTGCAGGACGGCCCGGCCGTGCTCGGCTACGAGCGCTTCCGCGAGCAGGAGGAGCGCTCGACCTACGCCAACGTCGTCGACATCGTGCGGTCCGTGCAGGTCGCCGCCGACTGGGAGCTCGACGAGGAGATGGTGCAGACGTTCGCGCGGATCTTCTTCGGCGCCATGGCCTCGGCGGGTGAGTCGGTCGCCGGCGCCGAGGACGGCGTCGCGGCCGCCGACCGCGTCGAGGTCGCCATGACCTTCATCATCGCCGGCTTCCAGGCCCTCTCGGAGGCGGGCGTCGCCCTGCCCGGCTCGACCGCCGGCTCGGCCGCCGGCTCGACTACTCGAAGGTGA
- a CDS encoding S9 family peptidase, whose protein sequence is MSHALEPETISSLWWPSEPRLSPDGRRVVWTAAPLGRAGEHAERSLWVAEVGGDGAGRRWTRGFEDSGPQWSPDGTRIAFLSDRAERGTAGLHVLDATGGESRPVAVRKRDVAGFAWSPDGARLAFLAPDEPTPDDERRAEERDDADEHGVGWRHHRLWVVPADGGEPVRLWAPERHLGDLAWSPDGRRIALLAQRTPLTEHQLGTDVWVFVVGAGDGVRLAAAHSGSSVGWAGDDTVVWAGDHEPEPQCSGTAWAVAASGGALRVVGTRLDEERCTIGVHHAPDGTRTLATVADGLDTRLKWLDAASGVRRVAVTLGGEVSGAAVVSTPDGPVVAVAVLDGGLAGRVLAGRPDALRTVSDHHVHPGADGAAVVLGDVETLVCTAADGTRLDAVVIRPPGGGRGPWPTAVLVHGGPYGRSGRWAHAHPLDWGQLLATRGYAVVMPNYRGSLGRGIAFATAARGTMGSIEWDDVLTTVDAAVAAGIADPDRLGIGGWSQGGFLTAWAVTATDRFKVGVMGAGVSDWGWMAATSDLPDFEAVLAGSRPWDGPGPHHAALGSPLSHAARRTTPLLILHGKEDLRVPYSQAVALHRALVDQPAPVALVGYPREPHGIRERAHQVDLQRRVVAWFDRHVRGLTS, encoded by the coding sequence ATGAGCCACGCACTCGAGCCCGAGACGATCTCGTCCCTCTGGTGGCCCTCCGAGCCACGGCTCTCGCCGGACGGCCGGCGGGTCGTGTGGACGGCGGCGCCCCTCGGTCGCGCGGGCGAGCACGCCGAGCGCAGCCTCTGGGTCGCCGAGGTCGGCGGTGACGGCGCCGGCCGGCGCTGGACCCGGGGGTTCGAGGACTCCGGCCCGCAGTGGTCACCCGACGGCACGCGGATCGCGTTCCTTTCCGACCGGGCCGAGCGGGGCACGGCCGGCCTGCACGTGCTCGACGCCACCGGGGGCGAGTCCCGGCCGGTCGCGGTCCGCAAGCGCGACGTCGCGGGGTTCGCGTGGTCCCCGGACGGTGCCCGCCTCGCGTTCCTCGCGCCCGACGAGCCCACCCCGGACGACGAGCGCCGCGCCGAGGAGCGCGACGACGCCGACGAGCACGGCGTGGGGTGGCGCCACCACCGGCTCTGGGTGGTGCCGGCCGACGGTGGCGAGCCGGTCCGGCTCTGGGCGCCGGAACGGCACCTGGGCGACCTGGCCTGGTCGCCGGACGGCCGGCGGATCGCACTCCTCGCGCAGCGCACCCCACTGACCGAGCACCAGCTCGGCACCGACGTGTGGGTCTTCGTCGTCGGGGCGGGCGACGGCGTCCGGCTCGCCGCGGCCCACTCCGGCAGCAGCGTCGGCTGGGCCGGCGACGACACCGTCGTGTGGGCCGGCGACCACGAGCCGGAGCCGCAGTGCAGCGGCACGGCCTGGGCGGTGGCCGCGAGCGGCGGCGCGCTCCGGGTCGTCGGCACGCGGCTCGACGAGGAGCGCTGCACGATCGGCGTCCACCACGCGCCCGACGGGACCCGCACCCTGGCGACGGTCGCCGACGGCCTCGACACCCGGCTCAAGTGGCTGGACGCCGCGAGCGGGGTGCGCCGGGTCGCCGTCACCCTCGGCGGCGAGGTGAGCGGGGCCGCGGTCGTCTCGACGCCCGACGGGCCGGTCGTCGCGGTCGCGGTGCTCGACGGGGGGCTCGCCGGGCGCGTCCTCGCCGGTCGGCCCGACGCCCTGCGCACCGTCTCCGACCACCACGTCCACCCTGGCGCCGACGGGGCCGCCGTCGTGCTCGGCGACGTCGAGACCCTGGTGTGCACCGCGGCCGACGGCACCCGGCTCGACGCCGTCGTGATCCGCCCACCCGGTGGTGGCCGCGGACCGTGGCCGACCGCCGTCCTGGTGCACGGTGGGCCGTACGGCCGGTCGGGGCGCTGGGCGCACGCCCACCCGCTGGACTGGGGCCAGCTCCTCGCCACCCGGGGCTACGCGGTGGTGATGCCCAACTACCGCGGCAGCCTCGGCCGCGGCATCGCCTTCGCGACGGCGGCCCGCGGCACGATGGGCAGCATCGAGTGGGACGACGTCCTGACGACGGTCGATGCGGCGGTCGCGGCCGGGATCGCCGACCCCGACCGGCTCGGCATCGGCGGGTGGAGCCAGGGCGGCTTCCTCACCGCCTGGGCGGTCACCGCCACCGACCGGTTCAAGGTCGGGGTCATGGGCGCGGGCGTGAGCGACTGGGGCTGGATGGCCGCGACCAGCGACCTGCCCGACTTCGAGGCGGTGCTGGCCGGGAGCCGGCCGTGGGACGGGCCCGGACCGCACCACGCGGCCCTCGGCTCGCCGCTCTCCCACGCCGCCCGCCGCACGACGCCGCTGCTGATCCTGCACGGCAAGGAGGACCTGCGGGTGCCCTACAGCCAGGCGGTCGCCCTCCACCGCGCCCTGGTCGACCAGCCGGCGCCGGTGGCCCTGGTCGGCTACCCCCGCGAACCGCACGGCATCCGGGAGCGGGCCCACCAGGTGGACCTGCAGCGGCGCGTCGTCGCGTGGTTCGACCGGCACGTGAGGGGGCTCACTTCTTAG
- a CDS encoding Lrp/AsnC family transcriptional regulator, which produces MDDLDRTLINLFAAEPRVGVLEASRRLGVARGTVQARLDRLVASGVVTGWGPDLSPEALGFPVTAFLTLEISQSAGHEAAAGHLASIPEVLEAYTITGVGDLWCRVVSRSNSDLQRVIDRVVAVEGVQRASTVMALATQVPYRVLPLLTEA; this is translated from the coding sequence GTGGACGATCTCGACCGCACCCTGATCAACCTGTTCGCCGCCGAGCCGCGGGTCGGCGTCCTCGAGGCGTCGCGCCGCCTCGGCGTGGCCCGCGGGACCGTGCAGGCCCGCCTGGACCGGCTCGTCGCCTCGGGCGTCGTCACCGGCTGGGGCCCGGACCTCTCGCCGGAGGCGCTCGGCTTCCCGGTGACGGCCTTCCTCACCCTCGAGATCAGCCAGTCGGCCGGCCACGAGGCGGCCGCCGGCCACCTGGCCTCGATCCCCGAGGTCCTGGAGGCCTACACGATCACCGGCGTCGGCGACCTCTGGTGCCGCGTGGTCTCCCGGTCGAACTCCGACCTCCAGCGGGTCATCGACCGGGTGGTCGCGGTCGAGGGCGTGCAGCGCGCCTCGACGGTGATGGCGCTCGCGACGCAGGTGCCCTACCGCGTCCTGCCCCTGCTCACCGAGGCCTGA
- a CDS encoding YqgE/AlgH family protein — MSDVRAGMLLVATPALADPNFAETVVLLLDVNDDGSVGVVLNRPTALAVADVLGPWGEVVAEPEVLFQGGPVETDGALAVALRRGDDTGVLGLREVVDRLALLDLDTPVELVDDELDGLRIFAGYSGWGAGQLEQEIEEGSWYVVPGLAPDVFRSDTTTLWRDVLRRQPGDLAMHSTRPADPGLN; from the coding sequence GTGAGCGACGTGCGGGCGGGGATGCTGCTGGTGGCCACGCCTGCGCTGGCCGACCCGAACTTCGCCGAGACCGTGGTGCTGCTGCTCGACGTGAACGACGACGGCTCGGTCGGCGTCGTCCTCAACCGGCCGACCGCCCTCGCCGTCGCCGACGTGCTCGGCCCCTGGGGCGAGGTCGTGGCCGAGCCCGAGGTGCTGTTCCAGGGCGGCCCGGTGGAGACCGACGGTGCGCTGGCGGTGGCGCTGCGGCGCGGCGACGACACCGGCGTCCTGGGGCTGCGCGAGGTCGTCGACCGGCTCGCCCTGCTCGACCTCGACACGCCCGTGGAGCTGGTCGACGACGAGCTCGACGGGCTGCGGATCTTCGCCGGCTACTCCGGCTGGGGCGCCGGCCAGCTCGAGCAGGAGATCGAGGAGGGCAGCTGGTACGTCGTGCCGGGACTGGCCCCCGACGTCTTCCGCAGCGACACCACGACGCTGTGGCGCGACGTCCTGCGGCGCCAGCCGGGCGATCTCGCGATGCACTCGACCCGGCCGGCCGACCCCGGGCTCAACTGA
- a CDS encoding M50 family metallopeptidase, whose protein sequence is MEIWDRASAVQPVPEPGLVLLTGVVALALVLLPATWPHVRLGVTVVHEAGHAVVAVLVGRRLQGIRLHADTSGVTVSRGRPSGPGMVATVAAGYLAPAAVGVGAALLLAAGRGVAMLWLLLLLLLALLVWVRNAYGVAVLVVAGVGVGLLTWYAGPQTQSVAAYLVAWLLLLAAPRPVLELITAGRRRSRTSDPDQLARLTRVPALVWCLLLLAANLAGLGVGTLTLAPDVLDRV, encoded by the coding sequence ATGGAGATCTGGGACCGTGCCTCGGCCGTGCAACCGGTGCCCGAGCCCGGCCTGGTGCTGCTGACCGGCGTCGTGGCGCTGGCCCTGGTGCTGCTGCCGGCGACCTGGCCGCACGTGCGGCTCGGCGTCACGGTGGTCCACGAGGCCGGTCACGCGGTCGTCGCCGTCCTCGTCGGCCGCCGGCTCCAGGGCATCCGGCTGCACGCCGACACCTCCGGCGTCACCGTCTCCCGCGGCCGCCCGAGCGGGCCCGGGATGGTCGCCACCGTGGCGGCGGGCTACCTGGCCCCCGCGGCGGTCGGGGTCGGCGCGGCGCTGCTGCTGGCCGCGGGGCGGGGCGTGGCGATGCTGTGGCTCCTGCTGCTGCTCCTGCTGGCCCTGCTCGTCTGGGTCCGCAACGCCTACGGCGTGGCCGTCCTGGTCGTCGCGGGTGTCGGCGTCGGCCTGCTGACCTGGTACGCCGGACCACAGACCCAGTCGGTGGCCGCGTACCTGGTCGCCTGGCTCCTGCTCCTCGCCGCGCCGCGGCCGGTCCTCGAGCTGATCACGGCCGGACGCCGCCGCAGCCGCACCTCCGACCCCGACCAGCTCGCCCGGCTCACGCGGGTGCCGGCGCTCGTGTGGTGCCTGCTCCTGCTGGCCGCGAACCTGGCCGGGCTGGGGGTCGGCACCCTGACCCTGGCCCCCGACGTCCTCGACCGGGTGTGA
- a CDS encoding DUF3039 domain-containing protein: protein MTSSPFGFGTSTATKEREDERTVPTDEGDHERFSHYVDKDKLTEAMVMGTPVVALCGKVWVPSRAPEKFPVCPECKETWESLKGGGDSGSGE, encoded by the coding sequence GTGACCTCCTCCCCGTTCGGCTTCGGAACCTCGACCGCCACCAAGGAGCGCGAGGACGAGCGCACGGTCCCGACCGACGAGGGCGACCACGAGCGGTTCTCGCACTACGTCGACAAGGACAAGCTCACCGAGGCGATGGTGATGGGCACCCCGGTGGTCGCGCTGTGCGGCAAGGTCTGGGTCCCCAGCCGGGCCCCGGAGAAGTTCCCGGTCTGCCCGGAGTGCAAGGAGACCTGGGAGAGCCTCAAGGGCGGCGGCGACTCGGGCTCCGGCGAGTGA
- a CDS encoding DEAD/DEAH box helicase — translation MTGAPRPHDDAHLTTALTPAWPERAAWGTAPSLRAWQTAAMKDYLERSPRDFLAVATPGAGKTTFALSVAAELIGRRVIDRVTVVAPTEHLKLQWAEAAAKAGIPIDPTYSAGKGKISSDFLGIAVTYAGVAVNPLALRIRTERFRTLVILDEVHHAGDALSWGEGVREAFEPAAKRLALTGTPFRSDVNPIPFVTYAPGDDGIPRSVSDYTYGYGHALADHVVRPVLFLAYSGEMSWRTRAGDEVAARLGEPLTKDMTNQALRTALDPAGSWIPSVLAAADKRLTEVRRHVPDAGGLVIATDQDSARAYAKTLRAITGEAPTVVLSDEKAASKKITAFTSSDARWMVAVRMVSEGVDVPRLAVGVFATTIATPLFFAQAIGRFVRARNRGETASIFLPSVPVLLGHAAEMEVERDHVLGRRITDEDDIFAAENDLLAQAEAGEGASDELDGASFEALGSEATFDHVLFDGDQYGSEEEMDFLGIPGLLEPQQMRELLQQRQADGARAQKAREALAQARRGAAGEPDTVAEVSTHEQLAVLRRELNGLVGAWHHRTGQAHGITHAALRKECGGPAAAVANAEQLRARIDRVREWAVKKSG, via the coding sequence GTGACGGGCGCTCCCCGACCTCACGACGACGCCCACCTCACCACCGCACTCACCCCGGCCTGGCCGGAGCGCGCGGCCTGGGGCACGGCGCCGTCCCTGCGCGCCTGGCAGACCGCCGCGATGAAGGACTACCTCGAGCGGTCGCCGCGCGACTTCCTCGCGGTGGCGACCCCGGGGGCCGGCAAGACGACGTTCGCGCTCTCGGTCGCCGCCGAGCTGATCGGGCGCCGGGTCATCGACCGGGTCACCGTCGTCGCGCCGACCGAGCACCTCAAGCTGCAGTGGGCCGAGGCGGCCGCCAAGGCCGGCATCCCGATCGACCCGACGTACTCCGCGGGCAAGGGCAAGATCTCCAGCGACTTCCTCGGGATCGCGGTCACCTACGCCGGCGTCGCGGTGAACCCGCTCGCGCTGCGGATCCGCACCGAGCGGTTCCGGACCCTGGTCATCCTCGACGAGGTGCACCACGCCGGCGACGCGCTGTCGTGGGGCGAGGGCGTCCGCGAGGCCTTCGAGCCCGCCGCCAAGCGGCTCGCGCTGACCGGGACGCCGTTCCGCTCCGACGTGAACCCGATCCCGTTCGTGACCTACGCGCCCGGCGACGACGGCATCCCGCGCTCGGTCTCCGACTACACCTACGGCTACGGCCACGCGCTGGCCGACCACGTCGTGCGTCCGGTGCTCTTCCTGGCCTACTCCGGCGAGATGTCGTGGCGCACCCGCGCCGGCGACGAGGTCGCCGCCCGGCTCGGCGAGCCGCTCACCAAGGACATGACCAACCAGGCGCTGCGCACCGCGCTCGACCCCGCGGGCTCGTGGATCCCCTCGGTGCTGGCCGCGGCCGACAAGCGGCTCACCGAGGTGCGCCGCCACGTGCCGGACGCCGGCGGGCTGGTCATCGCCACCGACCAGGACTCGGCGCGTGCCTACGCCAAGACGCTGCGGGCGATCACCGGCGAGGCCCCGACCGTGGTGCTGTCCGACGAGAAGGCGGCCTCGAAGAAGATCACCGCGTTCACCTCCAGCGACGCGCGGTGGATGGTCGCGGTGCGGATGGTCTCGGAGGGCGTCGACGTCCCGCGGCTCGCCGTCGGGGTCTTCGCCACCACCATCGCCACCCCACTGTTCTTCGCCCAGGCGATCGGCCGGTTCGTCCGGGCCCGCAACCGGGGCGAGACGGCGTCGATCTTCCTGCCCTCGGTGCCGGTGCTCCTGGGCCACGCTGCCGAGATGGAGGTCGAGCGCGACCACGTGCTCGGTCGCCGGATCACCGACGAGGACGACATCTTCGCCGCCGAGAACGACCTGCTCGCGCAGGCCGAGGCCGGCGAGGGCGCCTCCGACGAGCTCGACGGAGCGTCGTTCGAGGCGCTCGGCTCCGAGGCGACGTTCGACCACGTGCTCTTCGACGGCGACCAGTACGGCTCGGAGGAGGAGATGGACTTCCTCGGCATCCCGGGCCTGCTCGAGCCGCAGCAGATGCGCGAGCTGCTGCAGCAGCGCCAGGCCGACGGCGCCCGGGCGCAGAAGGCGCGCGAGGCCCTGGCCCAGGCGCGCCGCGGCGCCGCGGGCGAGCCCGACACCGTCGCCGAGGTGAGCACCCACGAGCAGCTCGCCGTCCTGCGCCGCGAGCTGAACGGGCTCGTCGGCGCGTGGCACCACCGCACCGGCCAGGCGCACGGCATCACCCACGCCGCACTGCGCAAGGAGTGCGGCGGCCCGGCCGCCGCCGTCGCCAACGCCGAGCAGCTGCGGGCCCGGATCGACCGGGTGCGCGAGTGGGCGGTCAAGAAGTCCGGCTGA
- a CDS encoding winged helix-turn-helix transcriptional regulator, with translation MDPDASHAAPPALAWSTANCQVARAMAVLGEKSTVVVLREVFNGVRRFDDVQRHSGVPRQVLSNRLALLVEHDVLRRVPYRPEHGRERHEYRLTQKGLDLYPVLAALADWGARYYADKEGPPVEISHRDCGAAVHATLTCEAGHRLDDPRAAAPRPGPGARPVDA, from the coding sequence ATGGACCCCGACGCCTCCCACGCCGCTCCCCCGGCCCTGGCGTGGTCGACCGCGAACTGCCAGGTCGCCCGGGCGATGGCGGTGCTCGGCGAGAAGTCCACGGTGGTCGTGCTGCGCGAGGTGTTCAACGGCGTCCGCCGCTTCGACGACGTCCAGCGGCACTCGGGGGTGCCGCGCCAGGTGCTCAGCAACCGGCTCGCGCTCCTCGTCGAGCACGACGTGCTGCGCCGAGTGCCCTACCGCCCCGAGCACGGTCGCGAGCGTCACGAGTACCGGCTGACCCAGAAGGGGCTCGACCTCTACCCCGTCCTGGCCGCCCTCGCCGACTGGGGGGCGCGCTACTACGCCGACAAAGAGGGGCCGCCGGTCGAGATCTCCCACCGCGACTGCGGCGCCGCCGTCCACGCCACGCTCACCTGCGAGGCCGGGCACCGGCTCGACGACCCCCGCGCGGCGGCACCGAGACCGGGCCCGGGCGCGCGCCCCGTCGACGCCTGA
- a CDS encoding Fpg/Nei family DNA glycosylase, whose protein sequence is MPEGHSIHRLARRHATLLAGRTVSASSPQGRFAGGAARLDGRRLLETDAWGKHLFHRYASRDTVAGDPLLDAEPWLHVHLGLFGRWRDGHGDPPDPRGALRLRLVAGGPGPAWADLRGPTACELMADAERDLLLARLGPDPLRPDADPSPALARITRSRRAVGALLMDQSVVAGIGNVYRAEVLYRHGVDPHRPGRDLDVVEWAAMWDDLVVLMGAGVRAGRIVTTEPDDRARPHGRPRRADAHYVYGRAGLPCRRCGTPVHREEMAARTVYWCAVCQA, encoded by the coding sequence GTGCCCGAAGGCCACTCGATCCACCGCCTGGCCCGCCGCCACGCCACGCTCCTCGCCGGCCGCACGGTGTCGGCGTCCAGCCCGCAGGGCCGCTTCGCGGGCGGCGCCGCGCGGCTGGACGGCCGGCGGCTGTTGGAGACCGACGCGTGGGGCAAGCACCTCTTCCACCGCTACGCCAGCCGCGACACCGTCGCCGGCGACCCGCTCCTCGACGCCGAGCCGTGGCTGCACGTGCACCTCGGGCTCTTCGGCCGCTGGCGCGACGGGCACGGTGACCCGCCCGACCCCCGCGGCGCCCTGCGGCTGCGGCTCGTCGCCGGCGGGCCGGGGCCCGCGTGGGCCGACCTGCGCGGGCCGACCGCCTGCGAGCTGATGGCCGACGCCGAGCGCGACCTGCTGCTGGCCCGCCTCGGACCCGACCCCCTCCGACCCGACGCCGACCCCTCGCCCGCGCTCGCCCGGATCACGCGGTCCCGGCGCGCCGTCGGGGCGCTGCTGATGGACCAGTCGGTGGTGGCCGGGATCGGCAACGTCTACCGCGCCGAGGTGCTGTACCGCCACGGGGTCGACCCGCACCGCCCGGGCCGCGACCTCGACGTCGTCGAGTGGGCCGCGATGTGGGACGACCTGGTGGTGCTGATGGGCGCCGGCGTCCGCGCCGGGCGCATCGTCACCACCGAGCCCGACGACCGTGCCCGACCGCACGGGCGCCCGCGCCGCGCCGACGCGCACTACGTCTACGGCCGCGCGGGGCTGCCGTGCCGGCGGTGCGGCACGCCCGTGCACCGCGAGGAGATGGCGGCGCGCACGGTCTACTGGTGTGCGGTGTGCCAGGCCTGA
- a CDS encoding DUF3048 domain-containing protein: MRRTRTALATATTLSLCLALSACGGEEDAPEKAASTPSPTAEVSGDPDTWPMTGLPVAEGSESIQKHPVLVLKMDNTPASAPQEGLGSADLVVEELVEGGVTRLAAFYYSKIPGDVGPVRSMRASDIGIVAPVDGAMVTSGAAGVTISRIKKAGIEFFAEGAGGFYREESRSAPYNLFTNLEDVAEEAATKPARPVDYLPFGPAEDLPAGQEATSIAASFSAGHTTEWTFRKGTYVNENTFAADGDEFPADTVLVLKVKVGDAGYLDPAGNPVPETKLEGKGEALLFHDGRLVRGTWSKDALDAPLELATKAGPLTVPVGHTWVELVPDDGGDVTFE, encoded by the coding sequence GTGCGTCGCACCCGCACCGCTCTCGCCACCGCCACCACGCTGTCCCTCTGCCTCGCGCTGAGCGCCTGCGGCGGCGAGGAGGACGCGCCGGAGAAGGCGGCGTCCACGCCGTCCCCGACCGCGGAGGTCTCCGGCGACCCCGACACCTGGCCGATGACCGGGCTGCCGGTCGCCGAGGGCAGCGAGTCGATCCAGAAGCACCCCGTGCTGGTCCTGAAGATGGACAACACCCCCGCGAGCGCGCCCCAGGAGGGCCTCGGGTCGGCCGACCTCGTCGTCGAGGAGCTCGTCGAGGGCGGCGTGACCCGCCTGGCGGCGTTCTACTACTCGAAGATCCCCGGCGACGTCGGCCCGGTGCGCTCGATGCGCGCCTCCGACATCGGAATCGTCGCGCCGGTCGACGGCGCCATGGTCACCAGCGGCGCGGCGGGCGTGACGATCTCGCGGATCAAGAAGGCCGGCATCGAGTTCTTCGCCGAGGGCGCCGGCGGCTTCTACCGCGAGGAGTCCCGCAGCGCGCCGTACAACCTGTTCACCAACCTCGAGGACGTGGCCGAGGAGGCCGCGACCAAGCCCGCGCGCCCGGTCGACTACCTGCCCTTCGGTCCGGCCGAGGACCTCCCGGCGGGGCAGGAGGCCACCTCGATCGCGGCGTCGTTCTCCGCGGGGCACACCACCGAGTGGACCTTCCGCAAGGGCACCTACGTCAACGAGAACACCTTCGCCGCCGACGGCGACGAGTTCCCGGCCGACACCGTGCTCGTGCTCAAGGTGAAGGTCGGCGACGCCGGCTACCTCGACCCGGCCGGCAACCCGGTCCCGGAGACCAAGCTCGAGGGCAAGGGCGAGGCGCTGCTCTTCCACGACGGTCGCCTGGTCCGCGGCACCTGGTCCAAGGACGCCCTCGACGCGCCGCTCGAGCTGGCCACGAAGGCCGGACCGCTCACCGTGCCCGTCGGCCACACCTGGGTCGAGCTCGTGCCCGACGACGGCGGCGACGTCACCTTCGAGTAG